The Flavobacterium psychrophilum genome includes a region encoding these proteins:
- a CDS encoding cysteine sulfinate desulfinase, with product MLDIQKVRNDFPILNQTVNGKPLVYFDNAATSQKPQVVIDAISNYYSTINANIHRGVHTLSQLATDAYEASRQTVQKHINAKHAYEVLFTAGTTHGINLVANGFAALVKEGDEIMISAMEHHSNIVPWQMLCERTGAKLTVIPMNQKGELIIEEFDRLLSERTKLVSVNHISNSLGTINPIEYIIEKAHAVGAAVFIDGAQAAPHLKIDVQALDCDFYAFSGHKICGATGSGALYGKEEWLNKLPPYQGGGEMIKEVSFEKTTYADLPHKFEAGTPNIEGGIVLGTAIDYLNAIGLDNIAAYENELLQYGTEKLLEIEGLNIVGTAAHKTSVISFNIANIHPYDIGAIVDKMGIAVRTGHHCCQPVMTFFDIPGTVRASFSFYNTKEEIDALVQALLKAQRMLG from the coding sequence ATGTTAGATATACAAAAAGTCAGGAACGACTTCCCCATACTAAACCAAACCGTAAATGGCAAACCGCTTGTTTATTTTGACAACGCTGCTACGTCTCAAAAACCTCAGGTAGTTATAGATGCTATAAGTAATTATTACAGCACTATAAATGCTAATATTCACCGCGGAGTTCATACACTTAGCCAGTTGGCTACCGATGCGTATGAAGCTTCAAGGCAAACGGTTCAAAAGCATATTAATGCCAAACATGCGTACGAAGTGCTTTTTACAGCAGGAACTACACATGGCATTAATTTAGTAGCCAATGGTTTTGCTGCCCTGGTAAAAGAAGGCGATGAGATTATGATCTCTGCAATGGAACACCACAGTAATATTGTGCCATGGCAAATGCTTTGCGAACGCACAGGTGCAAAACTTACTGTGATACCCATGAACCAAAAAGGTGAACTTATCATTGAAGAGTTTGACAGGCTGTTGTCTGAAAGAACAAAACTGGTTTCGGTAAATCATATTTCAAACTCACTAGGTACCATCAACCCTATTGAATATATTATAGAAAAAGCACATGCCGTCGGAGCTGCCGTATTTATAGACGGGGCACAGGCAGCACCACATTTAAAAATAGACGTTCAGGCACTGGATTGCGATTTTTATGCTTTTTCAGGCCATAAAATTTGCGGAGCTACAGGATCAGGTGCTTTATACGGTAAGGAAGAATGGCTTAACAAGCTGCCACCGTACCAGGGCGGAGGAGAAATGATTAAAGAGGTGTCTTTTGAGAAGACCACTTATGCTGACCTTCCGCATAAATTTGAAGCCGGTACTCCAAACATAGAAGGTGGTATAGTACTTGGCACAGCAATTGATTATCTTAACGCAATAGGACTGGATAACATAGCAGCCTACGAAAATGAACTGCTGCAATACGGTACAGAAAAACTTCTTGAAATAGAAGGATTAAACATTGTAGGTACAGCAGCGCACAAAACATCGGTAATATCGTTTAACATAGCAAACATACATCCGTATGATATTGGTGCTATTGTAGATAAAATGGGTATCGCGGTGCGAACAGGGCACCATTGCTGCCAGCCGGTAATGACCTTTTTCGATATTCCGGGTACAGTAAGAGCATCCTTCTCTTTTTACAACACTAAAGAAGAGATAGATGCATTAGTACAGGCTTTGCTTAAGGCACAGCGCATGCTGGGATAA
- a CDS encoding Fe-S metabolism protein SufE, whose translation MSIKEIQDEIIDEFSMFDDWEERYQYVIDLGNSLPLVDEQYKTEENIIKGCQSKVWLHGEQNDGKVVFTADSDAILTKGIIAILIRVFSNQKPTDILDADTAFIDEIGLKEHLSPTRANGLVSMIKQIKMYALAFSAKS comes from the coding sequence ATGAGCATAAAAGAAATACAGGACGAAATTATTGATGAGTTTTCTATGTTTGATGACTGGGAAGAACGTTACCAATATGTTATAGACCTTGGTAACTCGCTTCCGTTAGTTGATGAACAATACAAAACCGAAGAGAATATTATTAAAGGATGCCAAAGCAAAGTATGGCTGCACGGCGAACAGAACGATGGAAAAGTTGTTTTTACTGCCGATAGCGATGCTATACTTACCAAAGGTATCATAGCAATACTTATCCGTGTTTTCTCTAACCAGAAACCAACTGATATTCTTGATGCAGATACTGCATTTATAGATGAGATAGGCCTAAAAGAACATCTTTCGCCTACACGTGCCAACGGATTGGTATCAATGATCAAACAAATTAAAATGTACGCGTTGGCTTTCAGCGCAAAAAGCTAA
- a CDS encoding ABC transporter substrate-binding protein, translated as MKHIVMLAFVLSAAVSCKKEEKTTEDTTVKTDSVAPAKTEKIVSLNGAVTEIIAALGHEKEILGTDVTSTYPESLKTTAKDLGHVRSVSIEAIMALQPTVILATEKDLSPELLEKLKKSGVKAEVFNQEFTPEGTKKLIGDVAKALNHADYKALEDKIDADLKNVKPIAKAPKVLFIYARGANMMMVSGTGTPVERLIKLAGGTNAVTDFEDFKPLTPEALIKGNPDVILLFDSGLGSLGGPQGVLKIPGVDKTNAGKNKKIIAMDGALLSGFGPRLGEGAAQLNALLLENAK; from the coding sequence ATCAAACACATAGTTATGCTTGCCTTTGTTTTATCGGCAGCCGTTTCTTGTAAAAAAGAAGAAAAAACTACCGAAGACACTACAGTTAAAACAGATTCTGTAGCGCCTGCAAAAACAGAAAAAATAGTTTCGCTTAATGGTGCAGTTACCGAAATTATCGCTGCACTTGGTCACGAAAAAGAAATTTTAGGTACAGATGTTACAAGTACTTATCCCGAAAGCCTTAAAACTACAGCAAAAGACCTTGGACACGTTCGTTCGGTTTCTATAGAGGCTATTATGGCATTACAGCCAACTGTAATTCTTGCTACAGAAAAAGACCTAAGCCCTGAGCTTTTAGAAAAACTAAAAAAATCTGGTGTTAAAGCTGAAGTATTTAATCAGGAATTTACTCCTGAAGGAACTAAAAAACTTATCGGCGATGTAGCAAAAGCACTTAACCATGCAGACTACAAAGCACTTGAAGATAAAATTGATGCCGACCTTAAAAATGTGAAACCTATCGCTAAAGCTCCTAAAGTATTATTTATTTATGCTCGTGGTGCTAACATGATGATGGTTTCTGGAACTGGTACGCCGGTTGAAAGACTTATTAAACTTGCTGGCGGTACAAATGCAGTTACCGACTTTGAAGACTTTAAACCTCTTACCCCTGAAGCACTTATAAAAGGTAACCCGGACGTAATTTTGTTATTTGATTCAGGACTTGGAAGCCTTGGCGGACCTCAGGGTGTACTAAAAATTCCCGGAGTTGATAAAACAAACGCTGGTAAAAATAAAAAAATCATTGCAATGGACGGCGCGCTGCTTTCAGGCTTTGGCCCACGTCTGGGCGAAGGTGCTGCACAACTGAACGCCCTTTTATTAGAGAATGCAAAATAA
- a CDS encoding iron ABC transporter, whose product MQNKLSIYVVFSLLLLVALAVVSLFMGVYVFEKHSVVEILTGAINNDGTIPDSDRFVLMDLRLPRIVMGVLIGSALAVSGTCLQGMFRNPLASPDLLGITAGASLMAAITIVLGSHIKPYIPEAFHFSILSVMAFVGALLTMILVYRISTIDGRTNVVVMLLTGVAITALGFAIMGLLIYISKEEELRDLTFWNLGSLGGATWIKNGILAVVIVCCYLVLLPKGKALNAMMLGEKDAQHLGIPVERIKKQIVILTALLIGTCVAFAGNIGFVGLIVPYILRLIFKSNYRVILPLAAIFGSILLVSADTISRTIAPPSEIPIGILSAFMGAPIFITILVKSRKSM is encoded by the coding sequence ATGCAAAATAAGCTTTCAATATACGTAGTATTTAGCTTACTACTGCTGGTTGCACTGGCAGTAGTTTCGCTATTTATGGGTGTATATGTTTTTGAAAAACATTCGGTTGTAGAAATACTAACCGGAGCAATTAATAACGATGGTACCATACCCGACAGCGACCGCTTCGTGCTTATGGACCTTCGCCTGCCCCGCATTGTTATGGGCGTGCTTATTGGTAGCGCACTTGCAGTTTCGGGCACCTGCCTTCAGGGTATGTTCCGTAATCCGCTTGCCTCGCCAGATTTACTTGGTATAACGGCAGGGGCATCTTTAATGGCAGCCATAACAATAGTGTTAGGAAGCCATATTAAGCCTTATATACCCGAGGCTTTTCATTTTTCAATATTAAGTGTAATGGCATTTGTTGGCGCATTACTCACAATGATACTCGTATACCGAATTAGTACCATAGACGGAAGGACAAACGTTGTTGTTATGCTTTTAACAGGCGTAGCTATAACAGCGTTGGGATTCGCCATTATGGGATTACTTATATATATCTCTAAAGAAGAAGAACTTCGCGACCTTACTTTCTGGAACCTGGGTAGCCTTGGTGGTGCTACATGGATAAAAAATGGTATTCTTGCCGTTGTTATAGTATGTTGCTACCTTGTGCTCCTACCGAAAGGCAAAGCACTTAACGCCATGATGCTTGGAGAAAAAGATGCGCAACATTTGGGTATACCCGTAGAACGCATAAAAAAACAGATAGTTATCTTAACGGCATTGCTTATAGGTACCTGTGTAGCTTTTGCAGGCAATATAGGATTTGTAGGATTGATAGTGCCCTATATACTAAGGCTTATCTTTAAGTCGAATTATCGTGTGATTTTGCCCTTGGCAGCAATTTTTGGAAGCATACTGCTTGTGTCGGCAGACACTATAAGCAGGACTATAGCACCTCCGTCAGAAATACCGATAGGCATATTGTCTGCTTTTATGGGAGCACCTATTTTTATAACTATTCTGGTAAAAAGCAGGAAATCAATGTAA
- a CDS encoding FeS assembly SUF system protein, translating into MEHEIDTAQLGEDIVKVLKTIYDPEIPVDIYELGLIYDVMVNTDYEVKILMTLTSPNCPVAESLPMEVEEKIRKIEGVVAAEVEITFDPPWSRDLMSEEAKLELGML; encoded by the coding sequence ATGGAACACGAAATAGACACTGCACAATTGGGAGAAGACATCGTTAAGGTGCTAAAAACAATATACGATCCTGAAATTCCGGTTGATATCTACGAACTTGGGCTTATTTACGATGTTATGGTAAATACAGACTATGAAGTTAAGATACTTATGACACTTACATCGCCTAACTGCCCTGTGGCGGAAAGCCTTCCGATGGAAGTAGAAGAAAAAATAAGAAAAATTGAAGGAGTTGTTGCCGCTGAGGTTGAAATTACTTTTGATCCACCATGGAGCCGCGACCTTATGAGCGAAGAAGCAAAACTGGAACTTGGAATGCTGTGA